The DNA segment CTATTTATGGTAATAATCTATTTGCAACAGGAGGAACAGATGGCAGCTATCCAGTGACACCAGGGGCTTTTCAAACAGCTTTTGGAGGTGGCAGTCAGTCGGGTGGTAACGGGGATGCATTTATTGATCAGTTATGTATTAATATATGTGAATCTAAAAATCTTGGTTTAAGTTATTCTGCAAATACAACAACGGTATGTCCGAATAACCCGGTTAATTTTACTTCTGCAATAACCAGTTCCTGCGACAACTCGGGCCAAACATTACAATGGACATTTACCGGAGGGAATCCGGTAACGTCAACCCTTCCAAATCCAACTGTTACGTATCCAACTCCTGGAATATATGATGTAAAACTTGTGATCACTACACAATGTAAAAAAGACAGTATTGTTAAATCTTCTTACATAACCGTGAACAATTGTGGCTGTACTATGAATGCAACTATTTCAGGAACAACAAATTTAAATTGCACCGGAACAAATAATGGCAGTGCAACAGTATCGATCAGCAACGGTTCAGGCGGAACATATTCTTACAACTGGAGTAATGGTATTTCTGGAACAACAACTGCCGGCACCATTTCTGTTGGCGGGTTATCAGCAAATTCCTATACTGTAACAATAACTGACGGTTCATGCAAATCAATTTCAATATTTTCAATTTCACAGGTACAAAGCATCAGTTCTGTTGCAACGGTAAATGTAGCATGCAACAACGGCAGTAATGGCAGTGCATTAATTACGATTAGCGGAGGCAGCGGTCCTTACACATACAGTATGAGCAACGGGGTTTCTGCAGCCACTAATTCGGCAACATATCAATTTAATAATTTAATGGCCGGAACATATACTGTAACCATTTCACAAAACGCCTGTGTTTCTACAACAACTGTTACATTATCGCAACCTGCGCCAATTGTAGTTGGATTTAAAGAGCAATTAACCTGTAATACAGCAAGTGTGACAGCTCATCCCGGAAACGGAAGTTCGCCTTATTCATATTTATGGAACAATGCTCAAACAACTGCAAGCGCAACCGGCTTATCCTATTCAACAAGTTATACGATTACAGTTACGGATGGAAATGGTTGTACGGTTACAGCAATATATTCAGCGCAAGCACCGCAGCCTATCGTTATAAAACCAAAAGCTATTGCAACAACCTGTGGCCTGAATAATGGCTCAACAAATTTGAACTCTGTGGGCGACCTTGATGGTGGCACACCTCCATACAACATTGTATGGAGCACAGGTTCAATTGGCACCAATAATAATTTTTTAAGTGCAGGTACCTATACGGTTACTGTAACCGATGCTATAGGTTGCTCACAAACAACAACCGCCATAGTTGCCTCTTCCACCAGCCCTGTTTCCGCAACCTTTACTCAATCGCCCGCCGGAACTATTTGTATTGGCTCAACAATAAATTTTATTAATACAGGTACACCACCCGGTACAGGCATAACATATAATTGGCTTATTTCTCCGATAACTCCTGTAAATGTAAGTGGTACTACAACTGATTTTTCCTATACTTTTTTAACCGCAGGAACGTATACTATTACTCACACAGTTAATGGCGGAGGGTGTAGTATTCCTGTGACAAGCACAGTTACGGTAAATAATTGTTCTGGTAGCCCTACTGTAACTGCGACCGGCAATTCGGTTTGCCCGGGCACATGCGCTGTGGTAAACTCAAGCGGCACGGGTGGATCTGCGCCTTACACCTATGCATGGAGTACCGGTGCAACAACGCAAAACATAAATCCTTGTCCCGGCGTAACCACAACTTACACATTAACCATAAAAGATTCCGACGGAGCTACGGGCATGACAACAGCTGTGGTAACAGTTAATCCGGCAGTAAATGTAACAGTTACCCCGACGAATATAACTTGTAACGGAAGCACGAATGGAAGCACGTTGGCCGCACCAGGTGGCGGAACACCCGGATATACTTACAATTGGAGTAACGGGGCTGCAGGTTCACTCATCTCAGGATTGAGTGCAGGCAATTATTCAGTTACCGTAACAGACAGCAAGGGCTGTACCGCCATCTCATCCGCAGCAATCAGCTCACCTCCTGCCATTGCAGGGCAATTCACTAAAGGAACAGCCAGCTGCTCAGGTTGTGGCTGCAAGGAATGGGTAATGGTAAGTGCAACAGGAGGAACAAGCCCATACAGTTACAGCTGGCCGGATGGATATGGGAACAGGTACAAAAATCAACTTTGCCCGGGCGCATACTCCGTAAATATTAAAGACAAGAATGGGTGTAGTGTGAATCTCAATCTTACTGCCCCATAAAACAGTTATTGGATGTTAGTTGTCAGTTGTCAGGAACTAAAACCAACAACTAACATCCATTAACTGCTTCCGCCTTCTCCCTTACTACTTCCGCAAAGGAGCGGTTTTCAATTTTGCTGTCCAGCCAGCTTATAAAATCAAAATAGTCAAACGCCTCCTTTTCGAAAGAATCCCTCTTTAGTTTAAGTAACTTCTCTCTGAGTTTTTTAAATGCTTCAAGCTGATCTGTCAGATTGTTAATCCGTGGTATTTCATTCTGAATAAATTCAAGGATGATCGATTCAAGTTTATATAACCTCCTTCTTTTATATAGATAGCGATAAACTGATTTTACTGAATACTCAAGGTATTCATGGTTATTCAATTCGAAATTGACAATTAGCGAAAGTATTTTTGCAAAACAATACACATCAACCCTCAATCCCGAAAAGTTTCCATCCAGAATTTTACGTAAAAAATAATTGGCGCGGTTATAGTTTTTTGCCCCAAGACATATAATAACACTGTAATAATAAAGCAACAGCTCTGTTTGCGCGTTCAATGTCCTTTTCTTTGAGAGCATATTTTCCAGTTGCTCAACGAATGTGATCCCCTTTACAAAATCACCTGTTTCTTTACAGAATTCCATTTCAAAGGATAACACTTTGAAAAATATAAAACTTCTGACCCTTTGATTTGGCGCAGGAGCTTCAGAAAGTTTTTTTAATTGCGAAGAAAACCCACTATATCTTTTTAAACGAAGCAGGCACAGGATCGTATTGCTGATAGCAACGGCGTATGATCGGGGATGCTCCGGGATCTGATGGGGGTTTGATTCGATCAGCTTAAGTACCTTCTGCATAAGATCATGTGCTTTATTAAAATCTCTCAAATCAACGTAGTGGCGAAATAAAAATGAATAGCGGGTAAGTATTGTATCGAATGGAAGCGGCAAAGCCACTTTCGAATTTACGATGCTCTCATTATACAGTTTTACAATAAATTTTGCTTCACTTTTATTTCTTACTCCCCCCTGACGAAACGTCCTTAAAAAGGCGAGTTCAGTTGCAATATTATAATCATTACTCACTTTAAGTATTTTAAGCGAATTGTTCACCTGGTTATCAATATTATTAATCTGTCTTTTTGTTATGCCCGAATATTGCGTAGCATTATAAAGGCTAAGTTCAAATTCATATAACTCAATAAGAAATGAGTGCTTCTCAAATTTGATTGCAAGCGCTATTGCCTTTCGGAGTTGTTTTCTGCATTGTTCAAACAATCCTTTTTCAAAAAGCAAATTAATTATATTCACGTACTCTGCTAACCGCGAATTTACCGTTTGGCCTCTGTGAAAATCATTCAGGCCTTTCAACACAAGATTATAGAGGTAATGTTTTAATTCGGGAAAACGAACAGGATCGATTTTCAATAATTGTATGATCTTTTTTTCATTATACACTTTTCGTTTTTCAACCAGGTCGAATAATTTAAGATACATTGGGCTTTGCGTGGTGTCGCCTCCGCGGACATAAATTTTAAACGCAGCCTTCTCCGCCTTACTCATAGACAGGATAAGTTCAAAAAGGTCAGACGAGGCGCTTTTAGGCATAAAAAAAGGAAATAAAGTGAAAATAAATATACGATGATTATCAAATATATATCAGCTATTTTTTAATGAGTAATTATAATAAATTACAAATTTAGTTTATATTAATACATTGTATATCAATTATTTATTATAATACTCTATTTATAAATTTTCCCACTTAATGAATTCTATAATCTACAAATATATCTTTGATAAGCCAATAATAAATAAAAGAAGGATTGCAATTAGGTACTATTTCAATTAACTTTCACTTGAACATATTTTATCAGATACTTATTATCAAGCGAAACCCGCATTTAATGTTTATTACGCTGTAAATTAAACCTGCTCGTTTCAAAACATAATAATCCACCTACTATGCTTAAAAGAAAAGCAACTAAGGCCGCATTCAACCTGATAGCTTTAGTATTTACATCAATTACTTACGCTTCTGAACCGGCAATAGATAAGGAGTTAGCCCGGCAATGGATGCAAAACCAGAAGGTTCATTTTATTGAAAACAAAGGACAAATGATGGATGCCAATGGCATACCGGTTCCATTTGTATTGTTCAAAGTAGAAGCGCCCGGTTTGGATATGTATATTACTGACAAAGGACTCAGTTATCTATTCATTAAACAGGAAGAAGAACTTGAAAAAGAAGCAGAAGAAAGCAAAGAAATATATTATTCAAGGATTGATATGATCCTTAAAGGGGCAAACATCCAAAAAGAAAATGTAGTTAAAGAATATCCCTCTGAAGCCGATCACAACTTCTTTTATGGCCATTGTCCGGATGGCATCTATGGTGTGAAGCAATATGAAAAAATAGCAATAAGAAATGTGTATCCCGGAATTGACTGGGTACTATATAACAGCAACGAAAAGGGATTCAAATATGATTTTATTGTTCATCCGGGCGCTGATCCTAAACAAATTGAACTTATTTATTCTTCATTAAATCCGCTGACGTTGAATGCCGGCGGAAAGATCGAAATCAAAACAGACTTCGGATCTTTAATTGAAAACACACCTATAAGCTTTCAGAATAATTCTGAGATCACCACACACTTCATTAAAACCGCTAATGAAAAAAATGGGAATAGTGGCTATGATACACACATCAGATTTGGATTGAGTGAATATAACACAAATGAAATTCTCAGGGTCGATCCGCAATTAGCATGGGGCACCCATTATGGAGGTACCGGGTTAGATTCCTTTACAGGTGTTGCAACCGACAATACAGGCAATGTTTTTGTAACCGGTTATACATTGTCGCCAAATTTTCCAACTCAAAGTTCTGGCACCGCTTATTACCAGGGAGTTTATTCTGCTTCTCAAAATGCTTTAATTCTTAAGTTCAGCAATAACGGAAGTTTATTATGGGCTACATTTTATGGTGCCGGTCCGTGTATAGTCAATGGCGGGGGCACAGATGGCCATGGCATTACGGTCGACTTATTTGGAAATGTATATGTTGTCGGACGCGAAGGATGCGCCACCTTCCCCACACAAAATATGGCTGGAGCCTATTTTCAGGCGGCCGCAGCTGTCGCTCAACCCTTTATTTTAAAATTTGACAATACCGGGAATCGTTTATGGGCAACAACTTTCGGAGGAGGATTAAGTTTCGGCGGAGGACAGTCCGGAAGATGCAAATATGTAACCACCGATGCACTTGGAAACATGTTCATATGCGGATATGGACTAACCGGATTGCCTTCAGTCAATCCGGGTGGCGGGGCATATACTCAGGCAGCAGCCGGGGGATATGATATGTTCTTTGCTAAATTTAATGTAGCCGGCGCATTAGTTTGGTCCACGTATTTCGGCGGATCCTCCGATGATTATGCAATAGCATTAACTGTGGATAACGGAAATAATTTGTTCGCAACGGGTCAGACCAATTCTGGCAACTTCCCAATGCTAAATCCCGGCGGAGTAGCCTATTTCGACAACACATACAATGGCGCCGGCGATGCCACAGTTATTAAATTTTCAAACAATGGAAATCTACTTTGGTCAACCTACTTTGGCGGTACGGGTTTTGAACGTGGGTATTCAATTGATTGCGATTTAAACGGCGACATATTCTTTACGGGCGAAACCGTGAGTGCCAATTTTCCGGTGCAAAACCCTGGTGCAGGTGCCTATTTTGACAACAGCTTTAATGGTGGCACAAAGGACGTTTTTGTAAGTAAGTTTCTAAATAATTACAGTTTATTCTGGTCAACTTATTATGGCGGCACAAATTGGGAAGGTATGTATCCTGGAAATGCAATATCTTATGAAAAAATGGGGATCATTACAGATAACTGCTCCAATGTGTATGTTACCGGAGTAACTACATCTACCGACTTTCCCACATTTAATAATTCTGCCTGCAACTCCTATTTTTTTTCCGGGCCCTTTTCAGGAAGCGGAACATTTATTTTAAAATTCAGCATTACCGGCAGCCGGCTATGGGCTACATTAACACCCGGAGGATTCGGGCATGATATAACCGTAGATCGGAATGATAATTTGTTTGTTGTTGGAGAACATTCCGGTGCACTTTTTAATCCGGGTGGTGGGGCATATTTTGATTCCACACCATTGATGTCAGACCAGGGATTCGTTAATAAATTCTCACAGCCCCCGCCAACATTTACACAGTCGCAGGTAAAC comes from the Bacteroidota bacterium genome and includes:
- a CDS encoding PKD domain-containing protein codes for the protein MRFKILPTCIIANVVICISSVAQKTIIPQAHGDPSPNTRAGNGMMFTENRGQVVDQKQHQRPDILFKGSGGGADVYLRKTGVSYVLSNMGEVMHEIDEEIEEAIKEGKITKDAEQNKKQELMQSEAFRLHRIDVEFLNHNTNAETIIGDQVEGYTNYYYAHCPNGITQVNSYNEITVKNIYNNIDVKYYGGKERGLKYDIIVHPHADPSQIKLKWTGAESIDINSEGHLVIKTSVNEFTESIPRVYQNINGEIVDVKTRYILSSGEERGEVIIHFSLSTFNSSFPLVIDPWITYYGGNGVDQGMCIKTDRIGNAIVTGMTISPNFPISTGASQASLKGASDAFVVKMSPAGTRVFATFYGGSADELGTGIISDGTNNIFITGSTSSPDLPQKNPGLAYMQAFAGANDAFIAKFNSAGLLIWSTCIGGSKYEASNDISCDVNNNIVIAGRTNSSTFPTLFAYQSVLLGPAACFVSKFNNNGAMQFSTYYGGPGFSQSQANGITCDAAGSIFFTGYTSYSSFPVLMAFQPTNLAGSGGTSSFLVKLNAIGFPVWSTFFGGNNTTAGYAIAVDNSNNIIIVGTTAATTNLASPGAYQPAFGGGGVTGNDAFIAKFNNNGNRLWSTYLGGVNGDYLLDVAIDFNDNIYAYGEVEDASFGNYPISACAFQKNFGGVEDQFIAKYNPAGNQLCITYLGGSAHDELEGFAMSGGGVGGGGIAIYGNNLFATGGTDGSYPVTPGAFQTAFGGGSQSGGNGDAFIDQLCINICESKNLGLSYSANTTTVCPNNPVNFTSAITSSCDNSGQTLQWTFTGGNPVTSTLPNPTVTYPTPGIYDVKLVITTQCKKDSIVKSSYITVNNCGCTMNATISGTTNLNCTGTNNGSATVSISNGSGGTYSYNWSNGISGTTTAGTISVGGLSANSYTVTITDGSCKSISIFSISQVQSISSVATVNVACNNGSNGSALITISGGSGPYTYSMSNGVSAATNSATYQFNNLMAGTYTVTISQNACVSTTTVTLSQPAPIVVGFKEQLTCNTASVTAHPGNGSSPYSYLWNNAQTTASATGLSYSTSYTITVTDGNGCTVTAIYSAQAPQPIVIKPKAIATTCGLNNGSTNLNSVGDLDGGTPPYNIVWSTGSIGTNNNFLSAGTYTVTVTDAIGCSQTTTAIVASSTSPVSATFTQSPAGTICIGSTINFINTGTPPGTGITYNWLISPITPVNVSGTTTDFSYTFLTAGTYTITHTVNGGGCSIPVTSTVTVNNCSGSPTVTATGNSVCPGTCAVVNSSGTGGSAPYTYAWSTGATTQNINPCPGVTTTYTLTIKDSDGATGMTTAVVTVNPAVNVTVTPTNITCNGSTNGSTLAAPGGGTPGYTYNWSNGAAGSLISGLSAGNYSVTVTDSKGCTAISSAAISSPPAIAGQFTKGTASCSGCGCKEWVMVSATGGTSPYSYSWPDGYGNRYKNQLCPGAYSVNIKDKNGCSVNLNLTAP
- a CDS encoding SBBP repeat-containing protein, which codes for MLKRKATKAAFNLIALVFTSITYASEPAIDKELARQWMQNQKVHFIENKGQMMDANGIPVPFVLFKVEAPGLDMYITDKGLSYLFIKQEEELEKEAEESKEIYYSRIDMILKGANIQKENVVKEYPSEADHNFFYGHCPDGIYGVKQYEKIAIRNVYPGIDWVLYNSNEKGFKYDFIVHPGADPKQIELIYSSLNPLTLNAGGKIEIKTDFGSLIENTPISFQNNSEITTHFIKTANEKNGNSGYDTHIRFGLSEYNTNEILRVDPQLAWGTHYGGTGLDSFTGVATDNTGNVFVTGYTLSPNFPTQSSGTAYYQGVYSASQNALILKFSNNGSLLWATFYGAGPCIVNGGGTDGHGITVDLFGNVYVVGREGCATFPTQNMAGAYFQAAAAVAQPFILKFDNTGNRLWATTFGGGLSFGGGQSGRCKYVTTDALGNMFICGYGLTGLPSVNPGGGAYTQAAAGGYDMFFAKFNVAGALVWSTYFGGSSDDYAIALTVDNGNNLFATGQTNSGNFPMLNPGGVAYFDNTYNGAGDATVIKFSNNGNLLWSTYFGGTGFERGYSIDCDLNGDIFFTGETVSANFPVQNPGAGAYFDNSFNGGTKDVFVSKFLNNYSLFWSTYYGGTNWEGMYPGNAISYEKMGIITDNCSNVYVTGVTTSTDFPTFNNSACNSYFFSGPFSGSGTFILKFSITGSRLWATLTPGGFGHDITVDRNDNLFVVGEHSGALFNPGGGAYFDSTPLMSDQGFVNKFSQPPPTFTQSQVNPGSCTCNGSATLNITSACSTPPYNYIWSNGSQTLNTSTATNTITGLCPGNYWVYITDAVCNRDTVYYTLTGSSGSPALSSIQTNVTCNGTCNGSSIITPAGGLSPYTYLWNNGQTTATATGLCTGSFSVVVTDANNCTAIRNISIGKAPLINLATSSPGTCTAGKGTATVVATNGIAPYTYLWNTGQTTPTATGMSQANYTVTVRDASGGCTQTKTVTITSSTITIAGSVYNDPCGMSNNAIPSVMGGGTAPYTYSWSSGQTTLVITGLSQGTYSLTVTDATGCTATSNVTFTNPPIGPTATFTQSPSGTVCKNTLVNFTHTGTTGTGVTFSWVISPLTPANVSGTTTDFSYTFISAGTYSVFHSVNRSGCSTSITSTVTVIDCAGGPTVTATGSSVCSGTCSNVTSAGSGGTGPYTYNWSNGSTTQNISPCPVSTTTYTVTITDSAGGTSTSTAVATVNPAVTATTVTTNISCSGGTGAATASGVSGSLPYTYSWSAGVQGSGFQVSGLTAGTYTVTITDSKGCTGTSTATIISPQPLAGQFTKGTANCAGCGCKEWVMVNAAGGTSPYSYSWPDGYVNRYKNQLCPGTHMVNITDKNGCAINVNLTTP